In one Corallococcus sp. EGB genomic region, the following are encoded:
- the rnc gene encoding ribonuclease III, whose translation MTLVERVQALETRLGVQFSKRDLALEALTHKTYVNENRDQNLKDNQRLEFLGDAVVDLAVSHRLMDRCPGVPEGELTKMRARIVHEEGLARVARGLRLGELILLGRGESQSGGRDKNSILADALEAVLGAVYLSGGLEPALALVDRCFTELLEEVASGAGRLDYKTLLQELSHEKLKLSPRYRVVSETGPEHSKVFEVEVCIGEAVYARASGRNKKEAEQAAARSTLERLKAEPASPASLAVAAPVAGGPSPDDPPA comes from the coding sequence ATGACCCTCGTCGAGCGGGTGCAGGCCCTGGAGACACGCCTGGGCGTGCAGTTCTCCAAGCGCGACCTGGCCTTGGAAGCGCTGACGCACAAGACGTACGTCAACGAGAACCGCGACCAGAACCTCAAGGACAACCAGCGCCTGGAGTTCCTGGGCGACGCCGTGGTGGACCTGGCCGTGAGCCACCGGCTGATGGACCGCTGCCCCGGCGTCCCCGAGGGCGAGCTCACCAAGATGCGCGCCCGCATCGTCCACGAGGAGGGCCTGGCCCGCGTGGCCCGTGGCCTGCGCCTGGGCGAGCTGATCCTCCTGGGGCGGGGTGAGTCCCAGTCCGGCGGCCGCGACAAGAACTCCATCCTCGCCGACGCGCTGGAGGCGGTGCTGGGCGCGGTGTACCTGAGCGGTGGCCTGGAGCCGGCGCTGGCGCTGGTGGACCGCTGCTTCACGGAGCTCTTGGAGGAGGTGGCCTCCGGTGCCGGCCGCCTGGACTACAAGACGCTCCTCCAGGAGCTCTCCCACGAGAAGCTCAAGCTGTCGCCGCGCTACCGCGTGGTGTCGGAGACGGGGCCGGAGCACTCCAAGGTGTTCGAGGTGGAGGTGTGCATCGGGGAGGCCGTGTACGCCCGCGCCAGCGGCCGGAACAAGAAGGAGGCCGAGCAGGCGGCCGCCCGCAGCACGCTGGAGCGCCTGAAGGCCGAGCCGGCATCCCCGGCATCCCTGGCTGTCGCGGCCCCCGTCGCGGGAGGTCCTTCACCGGACGACCCTCCGGCGTGA